In Leptospira sp. WS58.C1, a single genomic region encodes these proteins:
- the nusB gene encoding transcription antitermination factor NusB produces the protein MALYQLELVDSALSEVLKFRWYDKKIETEERDFAVSIINGVVKNEETIDTLIKKYSRNWDFARISPVNKCILRLSIYGLLHSKEIPPRVTIDEAVELTKEFESENSVPFINGILDSILQYETNRHGKPDPQEPNLPGDGRT, from the coding sequence ATGGCATTGTACCAGTTGGAACTGGTAGATTCCGCATTGTCGGAAGTCCTGAAGTTCCGTTGGTACGACAAAAAGATCGAAACGGAAGAAAGGGATTTTGCCGTTTCTATCATAAATGGTGTTGTGAAAAACGAGGAAACAATCGATACTCTCATCAAGAAGTACTCGAGAAATTGGGATTTTGCCAGAATTTCCCCGGTGAACAAATGTATTCTACGTTTGTCCATTTATGGGTTATTGCATTCCAAGGAAATTCCGCCAAGGGTCACCATCGACGAGGCGGTCGAGTTGACTAAGGAATTTGAAAGTGAGAATTCGGTCCCTTTTATAAATGGGATCCTGGACTCCATCCTTCAGTACGAGACGAACCGACATGGAAAACCCGATCCGCAAGAACCGAATCTTCCTGGAGACGGAAGAACCTAA
- the ribE gene encoding 6,7-dimethyl-8-ribityllumazine synthase, which translates to MPQELKAKLDGKGQKHCIVVSRFNEFIVESLLKGSLDGLQATGVEDKDITVVRIPGAYELPIVVSKAAQSKKYDSIICLGAVIRGATAHFDFVAGESAKVGSIGVQYSVPVIFGVLTTDTIEQAIERAGTKAGNKGYEAALTAVEMTNLLKLL; encoded by the coding sequence ATGCCTCAAGAATTGAAAGCCAAGCTGGACGGAAAGGGACAAAAACATTGCATTGTTGTCTCCCGTTTTAACGAATTCATAGTCGAAAGCCTTTTGAAAGGTTCTCTAGACGGACTCCAAGCGACAGGGGTCGAAGATAAAGATATCACAGTGGTACGGATCCCGGGAGCTTACGAACTTCCGATCGTGGTCTCCAAAGCCGCTCAAAGTAAAAAATACGATTCTATCATTTGTTTAGGCGCAGTGATCCGAGGAGCTACCGCTCATTTTGATTTTGTGGCCGGAGAATCCGCCAAAGTGGGTTCCATCGGAGTGCAATATTCCGTGCCTGTAATTTTCGGGGTTTTAACTACGGATACAATTGAGCAAGCCATCGAAAGAGCCGGTACCAAGGCAGGTAATAAGGGCTACGAGGCGGCTTTAACTGCGGTGGAAATGACAAATCTACTGAAACTTCTTTAA